The proteins below are encoded in one region of Danio rerio strain Tuebingen ecotype United States chromosome 14, GRCz12tu, whole genome shotgun sequence:
- the LOC141377611 gene encoding uncharacterized protein: MALTETWLRPEDTATHATLSANFSFSHTPRQTGRGGGTGLLISKEWKFTLIPSLPTISSFEFHAVTIIHPFYINVVVIYRPPGDFNIYVDKPQAADFQTLLASFDLKRAPTSATHKSGNQLDLIYTRHCFTDQTIVTPLQISDHFLLSLNIHITPEPPHTPTLVTFRRNLRSLSPNRLSTIVSDSLPPSRKLTALDSNSATNTLCSTLASCLDRLCPLASRPARASPPAPWLSDALREHRSKLRAAERIWRKTKNPAHLLTYQTLLSSFSAEVTSAKQTYYRLKINNATNPRLLFKTFSSLLYPPPPPASSTLTTDDFATFFCTKTAKISAQFAAPTTNTQDTTPTPHTLTSFSQLSESEVSKLVLSSHATTCPLDPIPSHLLQAISPAVIPTLTHIINTSLDSGLFPTTFKQARVTPLLKKPNLDHTLLENYRPVSLLPFMAKILEKVVFNQVLDFLTQNNLMDNKQSGFKKGHSTETALLSVVEDLRLAKADSKSSVLILLDLSAAFDTVNHQILLSTLESLGVAGTVIQWFRSYLSDRSFRVSWRGEVSNLQHLNTGVPQGSVLGPLLFSIYTSSLGPVIQRHGFSYHCYADDTQLYLSFHPDDPSVPARISACLLDISHWMKDHHLQLNLAKTEMLVVSANPTLHHNFSIQMDGATITASKMVKSLGVTIDDQLNFSDHISRTARSCRFALYNIRKIRPFLSEHAAQLLVQALVLSKLDYCNSLLAGLPANSIKPLQLLQNAAARVVFNEPKRAHVTPLLVRLHWLPVAARIKFKTLMFAYKVTSGLAPSYLHSLLQIYVPSRNLRSVNERRLVVPSQRGKKSLSRTLTLNLPSWWNELPNCIRTAESLAIFKKRLKTQLFSLHFTS; this comes from the exons atggctctaactgagacctggttgaggccggaggacactgctacacatgctactctttctgctaatttctctttttcccacactcctcgtcagacagggagagggggtgggactggactactaatttccaaagaatggaaatttactctgataccgtccctgccaacaatcagctcctttgaattccatgcagtcaccattatccaccccttctacataaatgtggttgtcatctaccgcccaccag gtgacttcaacatttacgttgacaaaccgcaagctgcagactttcagactctgcttgcctcttttgacctaaaaagagcacctacttctgctacccacaaatcaggtaatcagctagaccttatttacacacgacactgcttcactgatcaaacaatagtaactccactacaaatatctgatcatttccttctgtctctcaacatccacattactcctgagccgccacacactccaacactggttacctttcgcagaaacctacgatctctctcacccaatagactatccaccattgtttcagactctcttcctccatctcgcaaactcactgcacttgattcgaacagtgccactaatacactctgctccacactagcatcatgtctagaccgattatgtcctcttgcatccaggccagcccgtgccagtcctcctgcaccctggctctcggatgctctccgtgagcatcgctcaaaacttcgggctgcagagagaatttggcggaaaactaaaaatcctgcacatctcttaacataccaaactcttctgtcctctttctcagctgaggttacttctgcaaagcagacatattaccgtctgaaaatcaacaatgccactaatcctcgcctactttttaaaacattttcctccctcctctatcctcctcctccacccgcatcctccacacttactactgatgactttgctacattcttctgcaccaaaactgcaaaaatcagtgctcaatttgctgcacctacaacaaacacgcaagatacaacaccaacaccacacacactcacctctttttctcagctctctgagtctgaggtgtccaaacttgtgctatctagccatgcaaccacctgtccactcgatcccattccctctcatctcttgcaagccatctctcctgcagtcataccaacactgactcacataattaacacatctcttgactctggtttattccccactacatttaagcaggctagggtaaccccactgctaaagaaacccaacctggaccatacgctacttgaaaactacagaccagtatccctgcttccattcatggccaagattctggagaaagtagtgttcaatcaagtcctggactttcttactcaaaacaatctcatggacaacaagcaatccggctttaagaaaggccactcaactgagactgccctgctctcggtcgtggaggatctcagactggctaaagcagactctaaatcatcagtcctcattttgctggacttgtcagctgcttttgacactgtcaaccaccagatcctgctatctacgcttgagtcactgggcgttgcgggcactgttatacaatggtttagatcttacctctctgacaggtcattcagggtgtcttggaggggagaggtgtccaacctacagcatctaaacactggggtacctcaaggctctgttcttgggccacttctcttctccatctacacatcatctctaggaccagtcatccagagacatggattctcctaccactgctatgctgatgacacccagctatacctctcttttcatcctgatgatccctcggttccagctcgtatctcagcctgcctgttggatatttcacactggatgaaagatcatcatcttcagctgaacctcgcaaaaacggaaatgcttgtagtttctgccaacccgactctacaccataacttttcaatccagatggatggggcaaccattactgcatccaaaatggtgaaaagccttggagtaacgattgatgaccaactaaacttctctgaccacatttctagaactgctcgatcgtgcagatttgcactctataacatcagaaagatccgacccttcttatctgaacatgcagctcaactccttgttcaagctcttgttctctccaaactggattactgcaactctctactagctgggcttccagctaactctatcaagcctcttcaactgctccagaatgcagcagcacgagttgtcttcaatgaacctaaacgagcacatgtcactccgctgctagtccgtttgcactggctgccagttgctgctcgcatcaaattcaaaactctgatgtttgcctacaaagtgacttctggcctagcaccttcttatctgcactcacttctgcagatctatgtgccctccagaaacttgcgttctgtgaatgaacgtcgcctcgtggttccatcccaaagagggaaaaaatcactttcgcgaacgctcacgctcaatctgcccagttggtggaatgaactccctaactgcatcagaacagcagagtcactcgctattttcaagaaacgactaaaaactcaactatttagtctccacttcacttcctaa